A single region of the Panulirus ornatus isolate Po-2019 chromosome 17, ASM3632096v1, whole genome shotgun sequence genome encodes:
- the LOC139754484 gene encoding probable G-protein coupled receptor B0563.6 encodes MQSLCYCLHSLNVTETWHALHDTCHVTYEQVLPVVMLVAVVTNVTNVTVLLLRAHPKGRPSPTPTRRYLLSLGVSHCFVSGVVVVGLAVRRRVGVTYALAFYLAHLEEPLYHVFNCSCSYIILGLSADRFRAVCRPDAYSAAEAYGKAPVRIALAYALPAVMYLPSCFSLSPVYSARHRGWGVAEGPIFKTPGWRAWSVLLEVVHRIVPCVFLVALNLRILRAVARLKSTRASMMLRGEAARRAGGSRHEQRVIYLLLALTLTFLLTNVPATSLKMVYALQNQHCLTNLGLEVARAIANGVEMAGVCSDFFLYFVMNPEYRRDLHALALSACRLCACCAPLTARCPVKEESGDQRSTQS; translated from the coding sequence ATGCAGTCGCTCTGCTACTGTCTGCATTCCCTGAACGTGACGGAGACGTGGCACGCCCTCCACGACACGTGCCACGTGACGTACGAGCAGGTCTTGCCCGTCGTCATGCTCGTGGCCGTCGTAACGAACGTCACAAACGTGACGGTGCTCCTCCTCCGCGCGCACCCGAAGGGCAGGCCGAGCCCGACCCCGACGCGGCGTTACCTCCTGTCGCTGGGGGTGTCGCACTGCTTCGTCAGCGGCGTCGTGGTCGTCGGCTTGgccgtgaggaggagggtgggcgtCACGTACGCCCTGGCCTTCTACCTGGCCCACCTGGAGGAGCCGCTGTACCACGTCTTCAACTGCAGCTGCTCCTACATCATCCTGGGTCTCTCCGCCGACCGCTTCCGCGCCGTGTGTCGGCCCGACGCGTATTCGGCCGCCGAGGCGTACGGCAAGGCCCCCGTCAGGATCGCCCTGGCGTACGCCCTGCCCGCCGTCATGTACCTCCCGAGTTGCTTCTCGCTCTCGCCGGTGTACAGCGCGCGCCACCGAGGTTGGGGCGTGGCCGAGGGCCCCATCTTCAAGACGCCCGGCTGGAGGGCGTGGTctgtgctgctggaggtggtgcaccGCATCGTGCCCTGCGTCTTCCTGGTGGCGCTCAACCTGCGCATCCTGCGCGCCGTCGCGCGCCTCAAGTCGACGCGCGCGTCGATGATGCTGCGCGGCGAGGCTGCGCGGCGAGCGGGCGGGAGCCGCCACGAACAGCGCGTCATctacctcctcctcgccctcaccctcaccttcctcttgaccaacGTGCCGGCCACGAGCCTCAAGATGGTCTACGCCCTCCAGAACCAGCACTGCCTCACGAACCTGGGCCTCGAGGTGGCGCGGGCCATCGCCAACGGCGTGGAGATGGCCGGCGTCTGCAGCGACTTCTTCCTCTACTTCGTCATGAACCCGGAGTACCGCAGGGATCTCCACGCCCTCGCGCTCTCCGCGTGTAGGCTGTGCGCATGCTGCGCGCCCCTCACGGCCCGCTGTCCCGTGAAGGAGGAGTCCGGAGACCAGCGCTCCACGCAATCCTAG